In Myxococcales bacterium, a single window of DNA contains:
- a CDS encoding prephenate dehydrogenase/arogenate dehydrogenase family protein, with translation MKRVGIIGYGRFGRALGALVSKRLPDADVLYFDPDAAHTDGAARRVASMGDLARSSDVVVVATPVEVMRAVFDELAGELAPLATAPLVMDVGSVKLHPAKAMAAAFPEGARVIGTHPLFGPASLAEGAPLTTVLCPADDEAVTAAAETFWQGLGCATLRVTAEEHDRAMARTHALAFFFAKGLLDAGLADKAAFAPPSFAMLARSVDSVRADAGHLFRTIEIENPFAAEARSALLAALASADASLTLGESSDVGASTGPSRPQLTRLRERIDDVDRELLRLLARRAALAEEVSVAKAALNLPTRDAARENEVFATRRAWAEAFGLNGDAVTDVMTAILRFSRGHQGSGRG, from the coding sequence ATGAAGCGCGTCGGGATCATCGGGTACGGGCGCTTCGGGCGCGCCTTGGGCGCCCTCGTCTCGAAGCGCCTGCCGGACGCCGACGTTCTCTACTTCGACCCCGATGCGGCCCACACCGACGGCGCCGCGAGGCGCGTCGCGTCGATGGGCGACCTCGCACGGAGTTCGGACGTGGTCGTCGTGGCCACGCCCGTCGAGGTGATGCGGGCTGTCTTCGACGAGCTCGCCGGCGAGCTCGCGCCGCTCGCCACGGCGCCGCTCGTGATGGACGTCGGGAGCGTGAAGCTGCACCCCGCGAAGGCCATGGCGGCGGCTTTTCCCGAGGGCGCCCGCGTCATCGGAACGCACCCGCTCTTCGGCCCCGCGAGCCTCGCCGAGGGAGCGCCGCTCACGACGGTGCTGTGCCCGGCCGACGACGAAGCGGTGACGGCGGCCGCCGAGACGTTCTGGCAAGGGCTCGGGTGCGCCACCCTTCGCGTGACGGCTGAAGAGCATGATCGGGCGATGGCGCGCACCCACGCGCTAGCCTTTTTTTTCGCCAAGGGCCTGCTCGACGCCGGCCTCGCCGACAAGGCGGCCTTCGCGCCGCCGTCGTTCGCGATGCTCGCTCGCAGCGTCGACTCGGTGCGTGCCGACGCGGGCCACCTCTTTCGCACGATCGAGATCGAGAACCCTTTCGCCGCCGAGGCGCGGAGCGCGCTCCTCGCCGCGTTGGCTTCGGCGGACGCGAGCTTGACCTTGGGAGAGTCAAGCGACGTTGGTGCCTCCACCGGTCCGTCGCGGCCCCAACTCACAAGGCTGCGCGAGCGCATCGACGACGTTGACCGTGAGCTGCTACGCCTCCTCGCGCGGCGCGCTGCACTGGCCGAGGAGGTCTCGGTTGCGAAGGCCGCGCTCAACCTGCCAACGCGAGACGCGGCGCGCGAGAACGAGGTCTTTGCCACACGGCGAGCGTGGGCCGAGGCCTTCGGCTTGAACGGCGACGCGGTGACCGACGTCATGACGGCCATCCTGCGTTTCTCAAGGGGGCATCAGGGGTCAGGGCGAGGCTGA
- a CDS encoding alpha/beta fold hydrolase, with the protein MIRPLWLSVPLSLLACSSTADSAVSVSPAPEAAAPRLPSSSDTDASTTPPDAQRATLVESGTPCALTGVHSVDVPAVHASAHATLLRHRYRLFAAAQPSGTTVVVVPGGPGGHIMGKSPGDDYALGAIPNDAFDVIYTDARGSGCNSYPALVEAREDVYSIEEVARDVAAVVRAQKLTDYILYGASFGTTAATVAATILEHDGGPPPKAVVLEGTMGRAFDSFDSYFAAFQNEWTRVKSLVSPAWRTEFEKEPWSPALYWSREQWGLFVSQQLIIGDIPGSGHSLNYWLAGLSAKSSRAQSYVGNFMAAAASGAPAGELFATIACRELWGSWRVAREIRDGKLEAPGPDICGGAPKAAPYDSAKYALNATLVYFQGPFDPTTTMAQAEYHFESQSAARARHLVRVPAAAHAPLTLGLKGRGCAKALWSALDKAPQSLAQLLATCTQGGAAPASVTSSP; encoded by the coding sequence ATGATTCGTCCCCTCTGGCTCTCCGTTCCGCTCTCGCTGCTCGCCTGCTCCTCAACCGCGGACAGCGCTGTCTCCGTGTCACCAGCCCCAGAAGCCGCCGCGCCTCGCCTACCGAGCAGCAGCGATACGGACGCGAGCACCACGCCGCCTGACGCGCAACGGGCCACGCTCGTCGAGAGCGGCACGCCATGCGCGCTGACGGGCGTTCACAGCGTGGACGTGCCGGCGGTACACGCTTCGGCTCACGCAACCTTGTTGCGACATCGGTATCGCCTCTTCGCGGCAGCCCAGCCGAGCGGCACGACGGTGGTCGTCGTGCCCGGCGGCCCCGGGGGCCACATCATGGGAAAGTCGCCCGGCGACGACTATGCACTCGGTGCGATCCCGAACGACGCGTTCGACGTGATCTACACCGACGCGCGCGGAAGCGGATGCAACAGTTATCCCGCCCTCGTGGAGGCGCGGGAAGACGTGTACAGCATCGAGGAGGTCGCGCGTGACGTTGCCGCGGTCGTTCGCGCGCAGAAGCTCACCGACTACATCCTTTACGGCGCGTCATTCGGGACGACGGCGGCGACGGTGGCCGCGACCATCCTGGAGCACGACGGTGGGCCTCCGCCGAAAGCCGTCGTGCTCGAAGGCACCATGGGTCGGGCGTTCGACTCGTTCGACAGCTACTTCGCTGCGTTCCAAAACGAATGGACGCGAGTGAAGAGCCTAGTGTCGCCGGCTTGGCGCACGGAGTTCGAGAAGGAGCCGTGGTCACCTGCACTCTATTGGTCGAGAGAGCAGTGGGGCCTGTTCGTTTCGCAACAGCTCATCATCGGCGATATCCCTGGCTCCGGGCACTCGCTGAACTATTGGCTCGCGGGACTCTCCGCCAAGAGCTCTCGGGCCCAGAGCTACGTCGGAAACTTCATGGCCGCCGCGGCGAGCGGCGCCCCTGCTGGCGAGCTGTTTGCGACCATCGCGTGCAGAGAGCTGTGGGGCTCGTGGCGCGTCGCGCGCGAGATTAGAGACGGAAAGCTAGAGGCACCTGGCCCCGACATCTGTGGGGGAGCACCCAAGGCCGCGCCATACGATTCGGCCAAGTACGCGCTGAACGCGACGCTGGTCTACTTCCAAGGGCCTTTCGACCCCACGACGACGATGGCGCAGGCCGAGTATCACTTCGAGAGCCAATCCGCGGCGCGCGCGCGCCACCTCGTGAGGGTGCCAGCGGCGGCTCACGCGCCGCTCACGCTCGGTCTGAAGGGACGCGGCTGCGCCAAAGCCCTGTGGAGCGCGCTCGACAAGGCACCGCAGTCGCTCGCGCAGCTCTTGGCGACATGCACGCAGGGCGGTGCTGCCCCCGCAAGCGTCACGTCGTCCCCCTGA
- a CDS encoding glycosyltransferase family 39 protein codes for MTDRNDSPPSEPSDKPAADVAKDPSASEAKPAPADSGAEGAPSADAANTDAQSAAVARVSEESAPGDADAAPAGVDSMATTEAGLAAPAATDEKKKGTPRGNPLRRGRGGVTAAIGAVLAFLFMAHDGQLRFGVPLGIVCCAIAAFGLMDLLGTFDDGDEHVDASTTLGALAWPLAQLVAAFVLYAATIVGAQSGLWNQWGWGILVTASFLGFVASVFDLGVKLGPWAKDEDGLERPLFRRHGFWVLAIGATLYLPALGVFSLWDPWETHYGEVAREILARNDWISLWWAQDGWFWSKPILNFWIQAVAMATFGTHFQPDRMLAGYAGGLGHPEWVVRTPNVLLTLLAMYLLYKGVAKVFGRRAGLIGGLVLATVPDWFFLAHQTMADMPFVAPMTSAMGLMLLGLHTDEARRVRVYEVKAGKSVFRFSGWHVVFGVILVVALPQILYLLSRNLELVLSGDGARGFRPHWDEFKSGSGMGNCGLPGNEAQRGETRELAKGPPRQRRHARPRAAALLLGLRAFAPGHRVERLARHVALPQLG; via the coding sequence ATGACCGACCGAAACGACTCCCCCCCCAGCGAACCTAGCGACAAGCCCGCAGCCGACGTCGCGAAGGACCCGTCCGCGAGCGAGGCAAAGCCGGCGCCGGCAGACAGCGGCGCCGAGGGCGCTCCGTCGGCCGACGCCGCGAACACCGACGCCCAGAGCGCCGCCGTCGCGCGAGTCTCCGAGGAGAGCGCCCCGGGCGATGCCGACGCGGCGCCGGCCGGTGTCGATTCGATGGCCACAACGGAGGCCGGCCTTGCGGCGCCGGCGGCCACCGACGAGAAGAAGAAGGGCACGCCGCGAGGCAATCCTCTGCGCCGCGGACGCGGGGGTGTCACCGCCGCTATCGGCGCCGTGCTCGCGTTCCTGTTCATGGCGCACGACGGGCAGCTGCGCTTTGGCGTCCCGCTGGGCATCGTGTGCTGCGCCATCGCCGCCTTCGGCTTGATGGACCTCTTGGGCACCTTCGACGACGGAGACGAGCACGTCGACGCGTCGACGACGCTGGGGGCGCTCGCATGGCCGCTGGCGCAGCTCGTGGCCGCCTTCGTGCTCTATGCCGCCACGATCGTCGGCGCTCAGAGCGGCCTGTGGAACCAGTGGGGCTGGGGCATCCTCGTGACGGCGAGCTTCCTCGGCTTCGTCGCGAGCGTCTTCGACCTCGGCGTGAAGCTCGGCCCGTGGGCCAAGGACGAAGACGGCCTTGAGCGCCCGCTCTTTCGCCGCCACGGCTTCTGGGTCCTCGCCATTGGCGCGACGCTCTACCTCCCGGCCCTCGGCGTCTTCTCGCTCTGGGATCCGTGGGAGACACACTACGGCGAGGTCGCTCGTGAAATCCTCGCGCGCAACGACTGGATTTCGCTCTGGTGGGCGCAAGACGGCTGGTTCTGGTCGAAGCCCATCCTGAATTTCTGGATCCAAGCCGTCGCCATGGCGACCTTCGGGACGCACTTCCAGCCGGATCGCATGCTGGCCGGTTACGCCGGCGGCCTCGGCCACCCCGAGTGGGTCGTTCGAACGCCGAACGTGCTCCTGACGCTCCTCGCAATGTACCTCCTCTACAAGGGCGTCGCGAAGGTGTTCGGACGGCGCGCGGGCCTCATCGGTGGGCTCGTGCTCGCCACGGTGCCCGATTGGTTCTTCTTGGCTCACCAGACGATGGCCGACATGCCGTTCGTCGCGCCCATGACGAGCGCCATGGGCCTCATGCTCTTGGGCCTGCACACCGACGAGGCGCGGCGCGTCCGCGTCTACGAGGTCAAGGCCGGCAAGTCGGTGTTCCGCTTCTCCGGCTGGCACGTCGTCTTCGGCGTGATCCTCGTCGTGGCGTTGCCCCAGATTCTGTACCTCCTCTCGCGCAACCTCGAGCTCGTGCTGAGCGGCGACGGCGCGCGGGGGTTTCGGCCCCACTGGGATGAGTTCAAGAGCGGCTCGGGCATGGGCAACTGCGGCCTGCCTGGCAACGAGGCGCAACGCGGCGAGACCCGCGAGCTTGCCAAAGGGCCTCCCCGCCAACGTCGACACGCTCGGCCTCGCGCTGCAGCGCTACTTCTTGGCCTTCGAGCCTTCGCTCCAGGGCATCGTGTGGAGCGTCTTGCTCGGCACGTTGCTCTACCTCAACTGGGGTGA
- a CDS encoding fimbiral protein pilA: MIVVAIVGVLAVLAVYGVRRYLANAKTAEARNSLGQISKDAVTAYQKELMAGAVVTQGASTGYVAAVCDSATASVPATADGVRGKRYQADSSPNKDWGLDANANKGFACLRFAIEQPQYYMYTYVASARATGADTFEATANGDLNGDGTLSTFSIAGKVQNGTLNVAPSFSETDPEE; encoded by the coding sequence ATGATCGTTGTGGCCATCGTTGGCGTGCTCGCCGTCTTGGCCGTCTACGGCGTGCGGCGTTACCTGGCGAACGCGAAGACCGCCGAGGCGCGCAACTCGCTAGGTCAGATCTCAAAGGACGCCGTGACCGCCTACCAAAAGGAGCTGATGGCCGGTGCGGTCGTGACGCAGGGAGCGTCGACCGGCTACGTCGCGGCTGTTTGCGACTCCGCAACGGCGTCGGTACCCGCAACCGCCGACGGGGTGCGCGGCAAGCGTTACCAAGCTGACAGCTCCCCCAACAAGGACTGGGGCCTCGACGCGAACGCGAACAAAGGCTTTGCCTGCCTCCGCTTCGCCATCGAGCAGCCCCAGTACTACATGTACACGTACGTCGCGTCGGCGCGCGCCACCGGCGCCGATACGTTCGAGGCTACGGCGAACGGCGACCTCAACGGCGACGGCACGCTGTCGACCTTCAGCATCGCCGGCAAGGTGCAGAACGGGACGCTCAACGTCGCGCCCTCGTTCAGCGAGACCGACCCCGAAGAGTGA